One part of the Lotus japonicus ecotype B-129 chromosome 2, LjGifu_v1.2 genome encodes these proteins:
- the LOC130738494 gene encoding uncharacterized protein LOC130738494 — protein sequence MDAEEKLSCYKVGSLPTVFYVPDFITDSEETFLLHNIYGVNASKWKPMKNRRLQNWGGVVHEKGLLPQPLPPWLTNLTKRMYEELGLFPSPLNHVLINEYLPNQGIMPHQDGPAYFPVVAILSLGSPAVMDFTPHARLKLDSQDNTDKDSEGGTLEIGEEKWLDDHHPFSVLLMPRSLLIFKDQAYSDYLHGIQDSAVHCYDGVINETEALKYKESDGHHCSSEEALETIGKEECKNIPRTSNRVSLTCRMVPKVHKNLFRF from the exons ATGGATGCAGAAGAAAAGTTATCTTGTTACAAAGTTGGGTCATTGCCAACTGTATTTTATGTTCCTGACTTCATCACTGATTCTGAAGAAACCTTTCTTCTCCACAAT ATTTATGGAGTCAATGCATCAAAGTGGAAGccaatgaaaaatagaaggcTGCAGAATTGGG GTGGTGTCGTCCATGAGAAGGGCCTTCTACCTCAACCTT TGCCTCCATGGTTAACAAATTTGACAAAAAGAATGTATGAAGAATTAGGGCTATTCCCATCACCTCTCAATCATGTTCTTATAAATGAATACCTACCTAACCAAGGCATAATG CCACACCAGGATGGGCCTGCTTATTTTCCAGTTGTTGCTATTCTTTCACTTGGATCTCCTGCTGTGATGGACTTCACTCCCCATGCTAGACTGAAACTGGATTCCCAAGATAATACCGACAAAGATTCAGAAGGAGGAACATTAGAGATAGGGGAAGAAAAGTGGCTTGATGATCACCACCCATTCTCTGTTTTATTGATGCCTCGCAGTTTACTGATATTCAAAGATCAGGCATACTCAG ATTATTTGCATGGTATACAAGATTCTGCAGTACATTGCTATGATGGG GTCATAAATGAAACTGAAGCTTTGAAATACAAGGAATCAGATGGACACCATTGTAGCTCAGAGGAGGCATTGGAAACAATTGGAAAGGAAGAGTGTAAGAATATACCAAGAACATCCAATAGAGTTTCGTTGACCTGTAGGATGGTTCCAAAAGTTCATAAAAATTTGTTTAGGTTTTGA
- the LOC130736708 gene encoding pentatricopeptide repeat-containing protein At1g12300, mitochondrial-like: protein MVSPDRMAKAIATMIEAVMNQAAEDAYRHAEEAALSWLRLKRFPFLSNPNFFLHSHFHSVTHSFHNVDDVVSFFNRMLQMRITPPIIEFNKVLTSLVKTKHYSTAISLSRQMEITGITPSLVTLSILINCHCYLGQTTSAFSVLANILKRGFQPTTITFTTLIKGLCLRGNVHRALQFHDVVLAQGFRLNQVSYGTLINGLCKMGETSAALEFLRQIEGQLIIPNVVMYNTIIDSLCKDNLVSHACNLYSEMIVKGISPNVVTYNALIYGFCIVGQLKQAIGLLDEMELKNIDPYVYTYNILVDALGKEGKVKEAKNMLAVMMKQGVKPNVVTYNSLMDGYCLVNEVSKAKYIFCEMAQRGETPDVHSYNIIINGLCKIKMVDEALNLLAEMDYKKVVTDTVTYNSLIDGLCKSGRISHAWELVDEMHARGTPPDVITYNSFLDALCKSHHVDKGIALIKKIIDKGIQPDMCTYNILLDGLCKCGRIKDAQEVFQDLFKKGYNLNNWTYNTMINGLCKEGLFDEALTLMSKMEGNSCIHDLITFETIISALFEKGENDKAEKLLREMIARDLL, encoded by the coding sequence TGTCATGGTTGAGATTAAAGAGGTTTCCCTTTCTTTCAAACCccaatttttttcttcactcTCACTTTCATTCTGTTACTCATTCCTTTCACAATGTTGATGATGTTGTCTCCTTCTTCAACCGCATGCTCCAAATGCGGATTACCCCACCCATCATCGAATTCAACAAGGTTTTAACTTCACTTGTTAAGACGAAGCATTACTCCACCGCTATATCGCTTTCTCGCCAAATGGAGATCACTGGAATTACGCCCAGCCTTGTCACTCTCAGCATCCTCATCAATTGCCACTGCTACCTAGGTCAAACCACTTCCGCATTTTCTGTATTGGCCAACATTCTCAAGAGGGGTTTTCAACCAACTACCATCACCTTCACTACTCTTATCAAAGGTCTCTGTCTTCGCGGCAATGTTCACAGAGCTCTGCAATTTCATGATGTCGTGCTGGCCCAGGGGTTTCGGTTGAATCAAGTCAGTTACGGGACCTTGATCAATGGGCTATGTAAAATGGGTGAAACAAGTGCTGCTTTGGAGTTTCTGAGACAGATTGAAGGGCAATTGATTATTCCTAATGTGGTAATGTACAACACCATCATTGATAGCCTGTGTAAAGATAACCTTGTTAGTCATGCTTGCAATTTATATTCTGAAATGATTGTCAAGGGAATATCTCCCAATGTAGTCACGTACAATGCTTTAATATATGGCTTTTGCATTGTTGGTCAATTGAAACAAGCAATTGGGTTGCTAGATGAAATGGAATTGAAAAACATAGACCCATATGTTTATACTTATAATATATTGGTCGATGCTTTAGGTAAGGAAGGAAAGGTGAAAGAAGCTAAGAACATGTTAGCTGTGATGATGAAACAGGGTGTGAAACCTAATGTTGTTACTTATAATTCTTTGATGGATGGGTATTGCTTAGTTAATGAAGTAAGCAAGGCCAAATATATATTCTGCGAAATGGCTCAACGAGGAGAGACTCCAGATGTTCATAGCTACAATATCATAATCAACGGACTATGTAAGATTAAAATGGTTGATGAAGCTTTGAATCTCCTTGCAGAAATGGATTACAAAAAGGTTGTTACTGATACAGTTACCTACAATTCTCTTATTGATGGTTTATGCAAATCAGGGAGAATCTCTCATGCTTGGGAGCTTGTTGATGAGATGCATGCTAGAGGTACACCACCTGATGTAATCACTTACAATTCTTTCTTGGATGCTTTATGCAAAAGCCACCATGTTGATAAGGGAATTGCTTTAATCAAGAAAATTATAGACAAGGGTATTCAGCCAGATATGTGCACATACAATATACTTCTGGATGGACTATGCAAATGTGGTAGAATTAAGGATGCACAAGAGGTTTTTCAGGATCTTTTTAAAAAAGGCTATAATTTGAATAACTGGACATATAATACTATGATCAATGGACTTTGTAAAGAGGGCTTGTTTGATGAAGCATTGACATTGATGTCGAAAATGGAAGGCAATAGTTGCATCCATGATCTAATAACTTTTGAAACAATTATTTCTGCTCTTTTTGAAAAAGGTGAAAATGATAAGGCAGAGAAGCTTCTTCGTGAAATGATTGCTAGAGATCTATTGTGA